The Nanoarchaeota archaeon genome includes the window ATCCTGATGGAATAAGGTAATTAATGACCCCGTGCTCTTTCTCTGCGTTTTTAATTCCCAATCCACCGTATTGGCAATGGCCAAATTATTTTCAGGTATGTGAAGAAGATCTTCAAGAGTATTTCCAACCGCACCGTCATTCTTTGATCGGTTCGTGTGAATCCAATCAAGTTTTTTGATCGCTCTAAGTTTTTCTAATAATTCTTCTTTTTTGATATTCAGCAATTCCATCATCATCATCATCATTCACCCGTGTTTAAGGCATTTTTTAGGGTCTGTTTTTTTTTTCATTACAAATAAATATTTGAATCCTCTCAAATAAAAATTATGTTCTATAGCTCTTTGTTTCCATAAAGGAGTATTTGAAGTTTGGTGCCTTCTCGTAAGGCAAATAATATCGAGAGGAGTAAAGTGCTTTTCCAACATTTGATATATTTTTATCCCAACAGGGATAAAGCCCGAATTACTTCTCCAATGGTCTCCAATAACCCAACCAACTACTTTCCCATTTTTCAATACTCTGTGAAGTTCTTTAGCGACTTTTTCAAGTTCTTGATAAAATTCCTCTTTTTCACATGAAATTTTTCCAATACATTCTGCTTGTTCAGAGTATCTCACATTATCACCGTATGGAGAATCTATGAAAATCATATCAACAGAATTATCCGATAATGGAATTTTTCTTGCGTCATTTTGAATTATATCCGGTCTTGTGGGCGCAATATCATATCCGATTACATTTCTATTTTCCTCTTTGCACACATCGATTGTTGTCCCACTTCCACACATAGGATCAACAACTAAGTCCCCTTCTTTTGTGTATCGACTTATCAGATTCAAAATAACGCCTGCGGGAGTTACACCATTAAATTTACAATTGCCTTTTTGTGTAGTGCCATAACTTTGTTTTGGAAAATCCCACAGTGTTGTGGGTTCTAGAAGAAGTTCATCTTGTTTTATCATTTACTAAAACCTTTAGATCTTCAATAAATTTATCAAACATCTTTACTTTTTTACTTTCTTCGATATTGGTTTCGCTCAAAACATAGCTTCCATCCGTATCAACTTCAACAATCGCTCTACCTTTCTTTGTAGGCTTTTTTACCGTTAGCGTTCCGTCCTCGTCGGGCGTTACGAAATAAACTTTAATATGTTTTGTTGCCTCATCAGAAGCAAGTTTTATTTTCCAATAGCCTGTTTGGGCAATTCTCTCTCGCAAAGTAACTTTACTT containing:
- a CDS encoding methyltransferase domain-containing protein, which translates into the protein MIKQDELLLEPTTLWDFPKQSYGTTQKGNCKFNGVTPAGVILNLISRYTKEGDLVVDPMCGSGTTIDVCKEENRNVIGYDIAPTRPDIIQNDARKIPLSDNSVDMIFIDSPYGDNVRYSEQAECIGKISCEKEEFYQELEKVAKELHRVLKNGKVVGWVIGDHWRSNSGFIPVGIKIYQMLEKHFTPLDIICLTRRHQTSNTPLWKQRAIEHNFYLRGFKYLFVMKKKTDPKKCLKHG